A portion of the Streptomyces erythrochromogenes genome contains these proteins:
- a CDS encoding bifunctional riboflavin kinase/FAD synthetase — MQRWRGLEDIPQDWGRSVVTIGSYDGVHRGHQLIIGRAVATARELGVPSVVVTFDPHPSEVVRPGSHPPILAPYDRRAELMAGLGVDALLILPFTADFSQLSPADFIVKVLVDKLHALAVIEGPNFRFGHRAAGNVDFLRELGSTYDYRVEVVDLVERGEAGGGVPFSSTLARRLVAEGDMDGAAEVLGRPHRVEGVVVRGAQRGRELGYPTANVETQPHTAIPADGVYAGWLTADGERMPAAISVGTNVQFDATERTVEAYAIDRVGLDLYGKHVAVDFLAYVRGMAKFESLDGLLEAIADDVKRARVLTDAYDMKR, encoded by the coding sequence GTGCAGCGGTGGCGTGGCTTGGAGGACATCCCCCAGGACTGGGGACGCAGCGTCGTCACCATCGGCTCCTACGACGGCGTGCACCGGGGACATCAGCTGATCATCGGACGGGCCGTGGCCACGGCGCGCGAGCTCGGCGTCCCGTCCGTCGTCGTCACCTTCGACCCGCACCCGAGCGAGGTCGTCCGTCCCGGCAGCCACCCGCCGATCCTGGCGCCCTACGACCGGCGCGCCGAGCTGATGGCCGGACTGGGCGTGGACGCGCTGCTGATCCTGCCGTTCACCGCCGACTTCTCGCAGCTGTCCCCGGCCGACTTCATCGTGAAGGTGCTCGTCGACAAGCTGCACGCCCTCGCCGTCATCGAGGGCCCGAACTTCCGCTTCGGCCACCGGGCCGCCGGGAACGTCGACTTCCTGCGCGAGCTGGGATCGACGTACGACTACCGGGTCGAGGTCGTGGACCTCGTGGAGCGCGGCGAGGCGGGCGGCGGCGTGCCGTTCTCCTCGACGCTGGCGCGCCGGCTGGTCGCCGAGGGCGACATGGACGGTGCGGCCGAGGTCCTGGGGCGTCCGCACCGGGTCGAGGGCGTGGTGGTGCGCGGAGCGCAGCGCGGGCGTGAACTCGGCTACCCGACGGCGAACGTGGAGACGCAGCCGCACACCGCGATCCCGGCGGACGGGGTCTACGCGGGCTGGCTGACGGCGGACGGCGAGCGGATGCCCGCGGCGATCTCGGTGGGGACGAACGTGCAGTTCGACGCGACCGAGCGGACGGTGGAGGCGTATGCGATCGACCGCGTCGGGCTCGACCTGTACGGCAAGCACGTGGCCGTCGACTTCCTCGCGTACGTGCGGGGGATGGCGAAGTTCGAGTCGCTGGACGGGCTGCTGGAGGCGATCGCCGACGACGTGAAGCGGGCGCGGGTGCTGACCGACGCGTACGACATGAAGCGCTGA
- a CDS encoding SCO5717 family growth-regulating ATPase, whose protein sequence is MSGDRNERRGGTWDVPTDDQSDAEPEMTGEFTIDYTPPAWYTQSAPPAADAQVPGLPEGSGFEPHRPSDLESPSTMRIAPPAPRTPADGTGTPPPFPLAGPADATPPAHAPAPAAEPPYAAPEPIVAPELPYAASEPIVAPELPYSAPGPIQAPEPPHAASAPVAAPAEPAPAAPEAPAPARAPIQAPELPYPAPAPVAAPAEPAPAAPEVPAPVQAPELPYSAPAPVPAPAEAAPAVPEAPAPFAAAPPEPSPFDAVPPAPEAPEPFPSFSAPAEEAAPEPADAVPAPFAAPVPPAAVDEVPPYPAPSAGGTPAAAGENAVGGPAGELPPLPPSFATQGSYGFPPPAPAPAPQQPQPPQPQPQPQYDPRTAGQWPVGPGQQPPQPQPQPHDPRYAAGPAGAGAPLGYTAAVELSSDRLLRNKQKPKSNNNGAGGGGLFRFGGKAAEAERRRKLELIRTPVMSCYRIAVISLKGGVGKTTTTTALGATLATERQDKILAIDANPDAGTLGRRVRRETGATIRDLVQAIPYLNSYMDIRRFTSQAPSGLEIIANDVDPAVSTTFNDEDYRRVIETLGRQYPIILTDSGTGLLYSAMRGVLDLADQLIIISTPSVDGASSASTTLDWLSAHGYADLVSRSLTVISGVRETAKMIKIEDIVQHFETRCRGVVVVPFDEHLAAGAEVDLDMMRPKTREAYFNLSALVAEDFLRAQQQAPQNHWGAPQQPHQPHPQQPQPQHHQPQPPPQPYGQPQGRPPYQQPPQQPGPYGQPYPQQPQPGQPWQQPPAAPPQQPQQPPRDPRLG, encoded by the coding sequence GTGAGCGGCGATCGGAACGAGAGGCGCGGCGGGACGTGGGACGTCCCGACGGACGATCAGTCCGACGCGGAGCCCGAGATGACGGGCGAGTTCACCATCGACTACACACCGCCGGCCTGGTACACGCAGAGTGCGCCGCCGGCCGCGGACGCGCAGGTACCGGGGCTTCCCGAGGGGAGCGGCTTCGAGCCGCACCGCCCGTCGGACCTGGAGTCGCCGTCAACGATGCGGATCGCTCCGCCGGCCCCGCGGACCCCGGCCGACGGTACGGGTACGCCTCCGCCGTTCCCGCTCGCCGGCCCGGCCGACGCGACCCCTCCGGCGCACGCTCCGGCCCCGGCGGCCGAGCCGCCGTACGCGGCTCCCGAGCCGATCGTGGCTCCCGAGCTGCCGTACGCGGCTTCCGAGCCGATCGTGGCACCTGAACTCCCGTACTCCGCTCCGGGACCCATCCAGGCGCCCGAACCGCCGCACGCCGCCTCCGCCCCGGTCGCGGCTCCGGCCGAGCCCGCACCTGCGGCACCCGAGGCTCCGGCACCGGCCCGGGCACCGATCCAGGCACCCGAGCTGCCGTACCCGGCTCCGGCCCCGGTCGCGGCTCCGGCCGAGCCCGCACCTGCGGCGCCCGAGGTCCCTGCTCCGGTGCAGGCGCCCGAGCTGCCGTACTCCGCTCCGGCCCCGGTCCCGGCCCCGGCCGAGGCTGCGCCTGCGGTGCCCGAAGCCCCGGCGCCCTTCGCGGCGGCCCCGCCCGAGCCCTCCCCGTTCGACGCCGTGCCCCCGGCGCCCGAAGCCCCGGAGCCGTTCCCGTCGTTCTCGGCCCCGGCCGAGGAGGCCGCCCCGGAGCCGGCCGACGCCGTGCCCGCGCCGTTCGCGGCCCCGGTGCCGCCGGCTGCCGTGGACGAGGTCCCGCCGTACCCCGCCCCCTCGGCCGGGGGGACGCCCGCGGCCGCCGGAGAGAACGCCGTCGGGGGGCCCGCCGGTGAACTGCCGCCGCTGCCGCCCTCGTTCGCGACGCAGGGCTCCTACGGCTTCCCGCCGCCGGCGCCCGCACCCGCGCCGCAGCAGCCCCAGCCCCCTCAGCCGCAGCCGCAGCCGCAGTACGACCCCCGCACCGCCGGGCAGTGGCCCGTCGGCCCCGGTCAGCAGCCGCCGCAACCCCAGCCGCAGCCGCACGACCCGCGGTACGCGGCCGGCCCCGCCGGCGCAGGCGCGCCGCTCGGCTACACCGCCGCCGTCGAGCTGTCCTCGGACCGGCTGCTGCGCAACAAGCAGAAGCCCAAGAGCAACAACAACGGCGCGGGCGGCGGCGGCCTGTTCCGCTTCGGCGGCAAGGCGGCCGAAGCGGAGCGCCGCCGCAAGCTGGAGCTGATCCGCACCCCGGTCATGTCCTGCTACCGCATCGCCGTCATCAGCCTCAAGGGCGGCGTCGGCAAGACCACGACCACCACCGCGCTGGGCGCCACCCTCGCCACCGAGCGCCAGGACAAGATCCTGGCCATCGACGCGAACCCCGACGCCGGCACGCTCGGCCGCCGTGTCCGCCGCGAGACGGGCGCGACGATCCGGGACCTGGTCCAGGCGATCCCGTACCTGAACTCGTACATGGACATCCGCCGCTTCACTTCGCAGGCGCCCTCCGGGCTGGAGATCATCGCCAACGACGTGGACCCGGCGGTCTCCACGACCTTCAACGACGAGGACTACCGCCGCGTCATCGAGACGCTGGGCCGCCAGTACCCGATCATCCTCACCGACTCGGGCACCGGCCTCCTCTACTCCGCCATGCGCGGCGTCCTGGACCTGGCCGATCAGCTGATCATCATCTCGACCCCGTCCGTGGACGGCGCCAGCAGCGCCAGCACCACCCTCGACTGGCTCTCCGCGCACGGGTACGCGGACCTGGTCTCCCGCTCCCTCACCGTCATCTCGGGGGTCCGCGAGACGGCCAAGATGATCAAGATCGAGGACATCGTGCAGCACTTCGAGACCCGCTGCCGCGGTGTCGTCGTGGTGCCCTTCGACGAGCACCTCGCGGCCGGCGCCGAGGTGGACCTCGACATGATGCGGCCCAAGACCCGCGAGGCGTACTTCAACCTCTCCGCCCTCGTGGCCGAGGACTTCCTCCGGGCCCAGCAGCAGGCCCCGCAGAACCACTGGGGAGCACCGCAGCAGCCGCATCAGCCCCACCCGCAGCAGCCGCAGCCTCAGCACCACCAGCCGCAGCCGCCGCCCCAGCCGTACGGTCAGCCCCAGGGCCGGCCCCCGTACCAGCAGCCGCCGCAGCAGCCGGGCCCCTACGGCCAGCCCTACCCGCAGCAGCCGCAGCCCGGCCAGCCCTGGCAGCAGCCCCCGGCCGCCCCGCCGCAGCAGCCGCAGCAGCCGCCGCGCGACCCCCGCCTCGGCTGA